The Diprion similis isolate iyDipSimi1 chromosome 11, iyDipSimi1.1, whole genome shotgun sequence genome includes a region encoding these proteins:
- the LOC124412793 gene encoding centrosomal protein of 135 kDa isoform X1, with protein MEEDYNLAERYRIVRKHLDRLGYRQALSLDALPLIEKLLADLIQTTDSLKHFKSVAQDNIEACSQLQLATEPYKCDNARLVQECNELHLKLLETNESHQKQIKELKKQVRKLEIDNSDLQLVSSRNNKKIRDLEAESAGKSAKILELQGKCCKPVISNTNLATKKRACYPLRRPTLEADPLPRTGSSPSTLPSSRHVEPHIFDLLEMADHRMNCLNREVTKVKGDLSIQNEKIHTLKLQLATKEKEIMRLKKMLDGGRPLSAVTKDCFCKKFDKTHYGDGGDLKVLERAKQDLEEQLKDSMAKQHEAMSRALKLAERNEELEKELRDIDHIALAVEADCNSAVQENNRRVCRLQEKIEDLMTQVHVLESELTVERREAQELRADLEGCKIEKRNIQRVLESTLDEKKQMTDRINQLTVVAAKTRSTSPTVTTQNLNGHKEDEVTKDVVHPVSNGMQAFGNQKVESEKDSVINSLKKTIERLETERDYYRNEYNKFRQEFNSVSNGDNADLWTQSRELRRQLNEKEQALAELQREKKAVDREKFNLEARLQASKTQQRRPCVPCSPYSPCRPTGSCNCSTASPPSRGDASSTKAMVERLERERDTARADVDRLVEERDALRERLKIAVDAHTTEQRRLRESLSEAETRLKQLETERQDLMLSQGTRRATINGLEDQLEDLKQELRRTKEELTTQRTQYFQLRALQEQTDQALGDVQGQLGQSETELSRMIDHKRNVEQQQMQLDNQVKELKQECNMLRSNLAQLDQEKDQLLMNLDEKTERIAALEREVRFKEQQSNGLEQQVSDFQHKYQICVDQTAEQERQLRTMEVEINNLQRQLTSASMDRENAIRENSRLQDDLAAVTCECRNLQRDLEASRAESYDLKRQLQTYVTEVRRAEELLNRKENERSEMLNHFRSLSLEATVLETNNQSLESEAAEARGALQTAQDRLLDLERQIADRDCLIRGYETQIAELTQNVASMETQLHQESEQRRRAEGDLNAVRDLCVKLDQQKESLEVQLGDKEAMRAQCESQLARLQAEQNMVQDQMSRDNAAVDRLEAMLNQARQESLSNQTTNQELQSEMARLKQKISDLQNKLHAETSELRRYQNQAAEYSKQISELRRQMTNERFDRARKEEESRRASSPSSSEKQTCPPCTAFKGPTPAPRPDPKTVNQWKVPAPR; from the exons ATGGAGGAAGATTATAATTTGGCCGAGAGATATCGGATAGTGAGAAAACACTTGGATCGATTAGGTTATCGGCAGGCATTATCGTTGGATGCTTTGcctttgattgaaaaattactcgcAGATCTTATTCAGACAACCGACAGCCTCAAACACTTCAAGTCGGTCGCTCAAGATAATATAGAG GCATGTAGTCAACTGCAACTGGCAACTGAGCCCTACAAATGCGACAACGCAAGGCTAGTACAGGAATGTAACGAGCTTCACTTGAAATTGCTCGAGACAAATGAAAGCCATCAGAAGCAAATCAAGGAGTTGAAAAAGCAAGTACGCAAGTTAGAAATCGACAATAGCGATCTTCAGTTAGTATCGTctcgaaataataaaaaaattagagatctCGAGGCCGAATCAGCTGGAAAAAGTGCCAAAATTCTCGAATTACAAGGCAAATGTTGTAAGCCTGTAATAAGCAACACTAATCTtg CTACCAAGAAACGAGCTTGCTATCCGCTGCGAAGGCCGACGCTAGAGGCAGATCCTTTGCCAAGAACAGGAAGCAGTCCTTCCACATTACCCAGTTCAAGACACGTTGAACCAcacatttttgatttattgGAAATGGCAGACCACAGAATGAACTGTTTAAATCGTGAGGTAACCAAAGTCAAAGGTGATCTCTCAATACAAAACGAGAAGATACATACACTCAAATTACAG CTAGCCacaaaggaaaaggaaataaTGCGTTTGAAGAAAATGTTAGATGGTGGTCGTCCCTTGTCTGCAGTAACTAAAGATtgcttttgtaaaaaattcgacaaaacTCACTACGGAGATGGTGGTGATCTGAAGGTTTTAGAACGTGCTAAGCAAGATTTAGAAGAACAGTTAAAGG ATTCGATGGCTAAACAGCACGAAGCTATGTCTAGAGCCTTGAAACTAGCTGAAAGAAATGAGGAACTTGAAAAGGAGCTCAGAGACATTGATCATATTGCACTAGCTGTAGAGGCAGATTGTAACAGTGCTGTGCAAGAGAATAACAGGAGAGTATGCAGATTACAG gaaaaaattgaagaccTTATGACACAGGTTCATGTGCTTGAAAGTGAGTTAACCGTTGAGCGTAGAGAAGCGCAAGAATTAAGAGCAGATTTAGAGGGctgcaaaatagaaaaacggaACATCCAACGTGTGTTGGAGTCTActttagatgaaaaaaaacagatgacCGATAGGATAAATCAGTTGACAGT tgtagCAGCCAAAACTAGATCTACGTCACCTACGGTGACCACACAAAATCTGAATGGTCACAAAGAGGACGAAGTTACTAAGGATGTTGTACATCCTGTATCAAATGGGATGCAAGCTTTTGGAAATCAGAAAGTAGAAAGCGAGAAGGACTCTGTGATCAATTCC TTGAAGAAAACGATAGAACGACTGGAAACTGAAAGGGACTATTATCGAAATGAATACAATAAATTCAGACAAGAGTTTAACTCTGTATCAAATGGTGATAAT GCTGACTTGTGGACTCAGTCTCGCGAACTAAGGCGTCAGCTAAACGAGAAAGAACAAGCTCTGGCCGAACTTCAGCGAGAAAAGAAAGCCGTAGATCGCGAGAAGTTCAACTTGGAAGCGAGGTTACAGGCCTCAAAAACCCAACAACGGAGGCCGTGCGTTCCTTGCAGTCCCTACAGTCCTTGTAGGCCAACTGGCTCTTGTAATTGTTCAACAGCATCTCCTCCCTCTCGTGGTGATGCCAGTTCAACTAAG GCCATGGTAGAGCGTCTAGAACGTGAAAGAGATACAGCAAGAGCGGACGTTGACCGATTGGTGGAAGAACGTGATGCTTTGCGCGAACGACTTAAG ATAGCAGTAGACGCTCATACAACTGAGCAGCGTCGGTTGAGGGAAAGTCTATCTGAAGCAGAGACAAGACTGAAGCAATTGGAAACTGAAAGACAGGATCTAATGCTTTCTCAAGGCACTCGACGTGCTACTATAAACGGCTTGGAGGATCAGTTAGAAGATTTAAAACAAGAATTAAGGAGGACTAAAGAAGAACTGACAACTCAACGTACCCAGTACTTCCAGCTCAG AGCATTGCAGGAGCAAACTGATCAGGCTCTAGGCGATGTTCAAGGGCAACTGGGTCAATCAGAAACAGAGTTGAGCAGAATGATAGATCATAAAAGAAATGTAGAACAGCAGCAAATGCAACTCGATAATCAGGTCAAGGAGTTGAAACAGGAGTGCAACATGTTGCGTTCGAACTTGGCACAATTGGATCAAGAAAAAGATCAATTATTG ATGAATCTGGATGAAAAAACAGAGAGGATAGCTGCACTGGAGCGTGAAGTCAGGTTCAAAGAACAACAGAGCAATGGACTGGAGCAACAGGTCTCAGATTTTCAGCAtaaatatca aATATGCGTGGACCAGACTGCCGAGCAGGAACGACAATTGCGTACAATGGAGGTGGAGATAAACAATCTTCAACGTCAATTGACATCAGCATCGATGGACCGAGAAAATGCAATTCGGGAAAATTCACGGCTTCAAGACGACCTGGCAGCTGTGACTTGCGAATGTCGCAATCTTCAGCGGGATTTAGAAGCATCTCGGGCGGAATCTTATGATTTGAAACGTCAACTGCAAACTTACGTCACCGAAGTTCGTCGAGCAGAAGAACTGTTAAATAGGAAG GAAAATGAAAGATCTGAAATGCTCAACCATTTTAGAAGTTTGAGCTTGGAAGCTACAGTCTTGGAGACTAATAATCAAAGCTTAGAATCTGAGGCTGCGGAAGCCAGAGGTGCTCTTCAGACTGCGCAGGATCGTTTGCTTGATCTGGAAAGGCAGATTGCTGATCGAGATTGTCTGATAAGGGGCTATGAAACTCAG ATTGCAGAGCTAACGCAAAATGTTGCCAGTATGGAAACGCAACTGCATCAAGAAAGTGAACAGAGACGACGTGCCGAAGGAGATCTGAATGCAGTTAGGGACCTTTGCGTTAAATTAGATCAACAAAAAGAATCTCTCGAGGTACAGCTCGGTGACAAAGAAGCAATGAGAGCACAg tgtGAATCCCAACTCGCGAGATTGCAAGCCGAGCAAAATATGGTACAAGATCAGATGAGTAGAGATAACGCAGCTGTCGATAGATTGGAAGCAATGTTGAATCAAGCAAGACAAGAATCCCTGAGCAATCAGACAACGAACCAGGAACTCCAAAGCGAAATGGCCAGACTTAAGCAGAAGATTAGTGATCtccaaaataaatt GCATGCAGAAACATCTGAGCTAAGGAGATATCAAAACCAAGCTGCCGAGTATAGTAAGCAGATAAGTGAGTTACGTCGTCAGATGACTAACGAAAGATTTGATAGagcaagaaaagaagaagaaagtagGAG AGCGAGTTCACCAAGTAGTTCTGAGAAACAAACCTGTCCTCCATGTACTGCTTTCAAAGGTCCTACTCCTGCCCCACGTCCAGACCCTAAGACTGTTAATCAGTGGAAGGTCCCGGCACCCAGGTAG
- the LOC124412793 gene encoding centrosomal protein of 135 kDa isoform X3: MEEDYNLAERYRIVRKHLDRLGYRQALSLDALPLIEKLLADLIQTTDSLKHFKSVAQDNIEACSQLQLATEPYKCDNARLVQECNELHLKLLETNESHQKQIKELKKQVRKLEIDNSDLQLVSSRNNKKIRDLEAESAGKSAKILELQGKCCKPVISNTNLATKKRACYPLRRPTLEADPLPRTGSSPSTLPSSRHVEPHIFDLLEMADHRMNCLNREVTKVKGDLSIQNEKIHTLKLQLATKEKEIMRLKKMLDGGRPLSAVTKDCFCKKFDKTHYGDGGDLKVLERAKQDLEEQLKDSMAKQHEAMSRALKLAERNEELEKELRDIDHIALAVEADCNSAVQENNRRVCRLQEKIEDLMTQVHVLESELTVERREAQELRADLEGCKIEKRNIQRVLESTLDEKKQMTDRINQLTVVAAKTRSTSPTVTTQNLNGHKEDEVTKDVVHPVSNGMQAFGNQKVESEKDSVINSLKKTIERLETERDYYRNEYNKFRQEFNSVSNGDNADLWTQSRELRRQLNEKEQALAELQREKKAVDREKFNLEARLQASKTQQRRPCVPCSPYSPCRPTGSCNCSTASPPSRGDASSTKAMVERLERERDTARADVDRLVEERDALRERLKIAVDAHTTEQRRLRESLSEAETRLKQLETERQDLMLSQGTRRATINGLEDQLEDLKQELRRTKEELTTQRTQYFQLRALQEQTDQALGDVQGQLGQSETELSRMIDHKRNVEQQQMQLDNQVKELKQECNMLRSNLAQLDQEKDQLLMNLDEKTERIAALEREVRFKEQQSNGLEQQVSDFQHKYQICVDQTAEQERQLRTMEVEINNLQRQLTSASMDRENAIRENSRLQDDLAAVTCECRNLQRDLEASRAESYDLKRQLQTYVTEVRRAEELLNRKENERSEMLNHFRSLSLEATVLETNNQSLESEAAEARGALQTAQDRLLDLERQIADRDCLIRGYETQIAELTQNVASMETQLHQESEQRRRAEGDLNAVRDLCVKLDQQKESLEVQLGDKEAMRAQCESQLARLQAEQNMVQDQMSRDNAAVDRLEAMLNQARQESLSNQTTNQELQSEMARLKQKISDLQNKLHAETSELRRYQNQAAEYSKQISELRRQMTNERFDRARKEEESRRSLNSTPESLNVDLNVVI; this comes from the exons ATGGAGGAAGATTATAATTTGGCCGAGAGATATCGGATAGTGAGAAAACACTTGGATCGATTAGGTTATCGGCAGGCATTATCGTTGGATGCTTTGcctttgattgaaaaattactcgcAGATCTTATTCAGACAACCGACAGCCTCAAACACTTCAAGTCGGTCGCTCAAGATAATATAGAG GCATGTAGTCAACTGCAACTGGCAACTGAGCCCTACAAATGCGACAACGCAAGGCTAGTACAGGAATGTAACGAGCTTCACTTGAAATTGCTCGAGACAAATGAAAGCCATCAGAAGCAAATCAAGGAGTTGAAAAAGCAAGTACGCAAGTTAGAAATCGACAATAGCGATCTTCAGTTAGTATCGTctcgaaataataaaaaaattagagatctCGAGGCCGAATCAGCTGGAAAAAGTGCCAAAATTCTCGAATTACAAGGCAAATGTTGTAAGCCTGTAATAAGCAACACTAATCTtg CTACCAAGAAACGAGCTTGCTATCCGCTGCGAAGGCCGACGCTAGAGGCAGATCCTTTGCCAAGAACAGGAAGCAGTCCTTCCACATTACCCAGTTCAAGACACGTTGAACCAcacatttttgatttattgGAAATGGCAGACCACAGAATGAACTGTTTAAATCGTGAGGTAACCAAAGTCAAAGGTGATCTCTCAATACAAAACGAGAAGATACATACACTCAAATTACAG CTAGCCacaaaggaaaaggaaataaTGCGTTTGAAGAAAATGTTAGATGGTGGTCGTCCCTTGTCTGCAGTAACTAAAGATtgcttttgtaaaaaattcgacaaaacTCACTACGGAGATGGTGGTGATCTGAAGGTTTTAGAACGTGCTAAGCAAGATTTAGAAGAACAGTTAAAGG ATTCGATGGCTAAACAGCACGAAGCTATGTCTAGAGCCTTGAAACTAGCTGAAAGAAATGAGGAACTTGAAAAGGAGCTCAGAGACATTGATCATATTGCACTAGCTGTAGAGGCAGATTGTAACAGTGCTGTGCAAGAGAATAACAGGAGAGTATGCAGATTACAG gaaaaaattgaagaccTTATGACACAGGTTCATGTGCTTGAAAGTGAGTTAACCGTTGAGCGTAGAGAAGCGCAAGAATTAAGAGCAGATTTAGAGGGctgcaaaatagaaaaacggaACATCCAACGTGTGTTGGAGTCTActttagatgaaaaaaaacagatgacCGATAGGATAAATCAGTTGACAGT tgtagCAGCCAAAACTAGATCTACGTCACCTACGGTGACCACACAAAATCTGAATGGTCACAAAGAGGACGAAGTTACTAAGGATGTTGTACATCCTGTATCAAATGGGATGCAAGCTTTTGGAAATCAGAAAGTAGAAAGCGAGAAGGACTCTGTGATCAATTCC TTGAAGAAAACGATAGAACGACTGGAAACTGAAAGGGACTATTATCGAAATGAATACAATAAATTCAGACAAGAGTTTAACTCTGTATCAAATGGTGATAAT GCTGACTTGTGGACTCAGTCTCGCGAACTAAGGCGTCAGCTAAACGAGAAAGAACAAGCTCTGGCCGAACTTCAGCGAGAAAAGAAAGCCGTAGATCGCGAGAAGTTCAACTTGGAAGCGAGGTTACAGGCCTCAAAAACCCAACAACGGAGGCCGTGCGTTCCTTGCAGTCCCTACAGTCCTTGTAGGCCAACTGGCTCTTGTAATTGTTCAACAGCATCTCCTCCCTCTCGTGGTGATGCCAGTTCAACTAAG GCCATGGTAGAGCGTCTAGAACGTGAAAGAGATACAGCAAGAGCGGACGTTGACCGATTGGTGGAAGAACGTGATGCTTTGCGCGAACGACTTAAG ATAGCAGTAGACGCTCATACAACTGAGCAGCGTCGGTTGAGGGAAAGTCTATCTGAAGCAGAGACAAGACTGAAGCAATTGGAAACTGAAAGACAGGATCTAATGCTTTCTCAAGGCACTCGACGTGCTACTATAAACGGCTTGGAGGATCAGTTAGAAGATTTAAAACAAGAATTAAGGAGGACTAAAGAAGAACTGACAACTCAACGTACCCAGTACTTCCAGCTCAG AGCATTGCAGGAGCAAACTGATCAGGCTCTAGGCGATGTTCAAGGGCAACTGGGTCAATCAGAAACAGAGTTGAGCAGAATGATAGATCATAAAAGAAATGTAGAACAGCAGCAAATGCAACTCGATAATCAGGTCAAGGAGTTGAAACAGGAGTGCAACATGTTGCGTTCGAACTTGGCACAATTGGATCAAGAAAAAGATCAATTATTG ATGAATCTGGATGAAAAAACAGAGAGGATAGCTGCACTGGAGCGTGAAGTCAGGTTCAAAGAACAACAGAGCAATGGACTGGAGCAACAGGTCTCAGATTTTCAGCAtaaatatca aATATGCGTGGACCAGACTGCCGAGCAGGAACGACAATTGCGTACAATGGAGGTGGAGATAAACAATCTTCAACGTCAATTGACATCAGCATCGATGGACCGAGAAAATGCAATTCGGGAAAATTCACGGCTTCAAGACGACCTGGCAGCTGTGACTTGCGAATGTCGCAATCTTCAGCGGGATTTAGAAGCATCTCGGGCGGAATCTTATGATTTGAAACGTCAACTGCAAACTTACGTCACCGAAGTTCGTCGAGCAGAAGAACTGTTAAATAGGAAG GAAAATGAAAGATCTGAAATGCTCAACCATTTTAGAAGTTTGAGCTTGGAAGCTACAGTCTTGGAGACTAATAATCAAAGCTTAGAATCTGAGGCTGCGGAAGCCAGAGGTGCTCTTCAGACTGCGCAGGATCGTTTGCTTGATCTGGAAAGGCAGATTGCTGATCGAGATTGTCTGATAAGGGGCTATGAAACTCAG ATTGCAGAGCTAACGCAAAATGTTGCCAGTATGGAAACGCAACTGCATCAAGAAAGTGAACAGAGACGACGTGCCGAAGGAGATCTGAATGCAGTTAGGGACCTTTGCGTTAAATTAGATCAACAAAAAGAATCTCTCGAGGTACAGCTCGGTGACAAAGAAGCAATGAGAGCACAg tgtGAATCCCAACTCGCGAGATTGCAAGCCGAGCAAAATATGGTACAAGATCAGATGAGTAGAGATAACGCAGCTGTCGATAGATTGGAAGCAATGTTGAATCAAGCAAGACAAGAATCCCTGAGCAATCAGACAACGAACCAGGAACTCCAAAGCGAAATGGCCAGACTTAAGCAGAAGATTAGTGATCtccaaaataaatt GCATGCAGAAACATCTGAGCTAAGGAGATATCAAAACCAAGCTGCCGAGTATAGTAAGCAGATAAGTGAGTTACGTCGTCAGATGACTAACGAAAGATTTGATAGagcaagaaaagaagaagaaagtagGAG ATCACTAAATTCAACGCCAGAGAGTTTGAATGTAGATCTCAATGTAGTTATATAA
- the LOC124412793 gene encoding centrosomal protein of 135 kDa isoform X2, whose product MEEDYNLAERYRIVRKHLDRLGYRQALSLDALPLIEKLLADLIQTTDSLKHFKSVAQDNIEACSQLQLATEPYKCDNARLVQECNELHLKLLETNESHQKQIKELKKQVRKLEIDNSDLQLVSSRNNKKIRDLEAESAGKSAKILELQGKCCKPVISNTNLATKKRACYPLRRPTLEADPLPRTGSSPSTLPSSRHVEPHIFDLLEMADHRMNCLNRELATKEKEIMRLKKMLDGGRPLSAVTKDCFCKKFDKTHYGDGGDLKVLERAKQDLEEQLKDSMAKQHEAMSRALKLAERNEELEKELRDIDHIALAVEADCNSAVQENNRRVCRLQEKIEDLMTQVHVLESELTVERREAQELRADLEGCKIEKRNIQRVLESTLDEKKQMTDRINQLTVVAAKTRSTSPTVTTQNLNGHKEDEVTKDVVHPVSNGMQAFGNQKVESEKDSVINSLKKTIERLETERDYYRNEYNKFRQEFNSVSNGDNADLWTQSRELRRQLNEKEQALAELQREKKAVDREKFNLEARLQASKTQQRRPCVPCSPYSPCRPTGSCNCSTASPPSRGDASSTKAMVERLERERDTARADVDRLVEERDALRERLKIAVDAHTTEQRRLRESLSEAETRLKQLETERQDLMLSQGTRRATINGLEDQLEDLKQELRRTKEELTTQRTQYFQLRALQEQTDQALGDVQGQLGQSETELSRMIDHKRNVEQQQMQLDNQVKELKQECNMLRSNLAQLDQEKDQLLMNLDEKTERIAALEREVRFKEQQSNGLEQQVSDFQHKYQICVDQTAEQERQLRTMEVEINNLQRQLTSASMDRENAIRENSRLQDDLAAVTCECRNLQRDLEASRAESYDLKRQLQTYVTEVRRAEELLNRKENERSEMLNHFRSLSLEATVLETNNQSLESEAAEARGALQTAQDRLLDLERQIADRDCLIRGYETQIAELTQNVASMETQLHQESEQRRRAEGDLNAVRDLCVKLDQQKESLEVQLGDKEAMRAQCESQLARLQAEQNMVQDQMSRDNAAVDRLEAMLNQARQESLSNQTTNQELQSEMARLKQKISDLQNKLHAETSELRRYQNQAAEYSKQISELRRQMTNERFDRARKEEESRRASSPSSSEKQTCPPCTAFKGPTPAPRPDPKTVNQWKVPAPR is encoded by the exons ATGGAGGAAGATTATAATTTGGCCGAGAGATATCGGATAGTGAGAAAACACTTGGATCGATTAGGTTATCGGCAGGCATTATCGTTGGATGCTTTGcctttgattgaaaaattactcgcAGATCTTATTCAGACAACCGACAGCCTCAAACACTTCAAGTCGGTCGCTCAAGATAATATAGAG GCATGTAGTCAACTGCAACTGGCAACTGAGCCCTACAAATGCGACAACGCAAGGCTAGTACAGGAATGTAACGAGCTTCACTTGAAATTGCTCGAGACAAATGAAAGCCATCAGAAGCAAATCAAGGAGTTGAAAAAGCAAGTACGCAAGTTAGAAATCGACAATAGCGATCTTCAGTTAGTATCGTctcgaaataataaaaaaattagagatctCGAGGCCGAATCAGCTGGAAAAAGTGCCAAAATTCTCGAATTACAAGGCAAATGTTGTAAGCCTGTAATAAGCAACACTAATCTtg CTACCAAGAAACGAGCTTGCTATCCGCTGCGAAGGCCGACGCTAGAGGCAGATCCTTTGCCAAGAACAGGAAGCAGTCCTTCCACATTACCCAGTTCAAGACACGTTGAACCAcacatttttgatttattgGAAATGGCAGACCACAGAATGAACTGTTTAAATCGTGAG CTAGCCacaaaggaaaaggaaataaTGCGTTTGAAGAAAATGTTAGATGGTGGTCGTCCCTTGTCTGCAGTAACTAAAGATtgcttttgtaaaaaattcgacaaaacTCACTACGGAGATGGTGGTGATCTGAAGGTTTTAGAACGTGCTAAGCAAGATTTAGAAGAACAGTTAAAGG ATTCGATGGCTAAACAGCACGAAGCTATGTCTAGAGCCTTGAAACTAGCTGAAAGAAATGAGGAACTTGAAAAGGAGCTCAGAGACATTGATCATATTGCACTAGCTGTAGAGGCAGATTGTAACAGTGCTGTGCAAGAGAATAACAGGAGAGTATGCAGATTACAG gaaaaaattgaagaccTTATGACACAGGTTCATGTGCTTGAAAGTGAGTTAACCGTTGAGCGTAGAGAAGCGCAAGAATTAAGAGCAGATTTAGAGGGctgcaaaatagaaaaacggaACATCCAACGTGTGTTGGAGTCTActttagatgaaaaaaaacagatgacCGATAGGATAAATCAGTTGACAGT tgtagCAGCCAAAACTAGATCTACGTCACCTACGGTGACCACACAAAATCTGAATGGTCACAAAGAGGACGAAGTTACTAAGGATGTTGTACATCCTGTATCAAATGGGATGCAAGCTTTTGGAAATCAGAAAGTAGAAAGCGAGAAGGACTCTGTGATCAATTCC TTGAAGAAAACGATAGAACGACTGGAAACTGAAAGGGACTATTATCGAAATGAATACAATAAATTCAGACAAGAGTTTAACTCTGTATCAAATGGTGATAAT GCTGACTTGTGGACTCAGTCTCGCGAACTAAGGCGTCAGCTAAACGAGAAAGAACAAGCTCTGGCCGAACTTCAGCGAGAAAAGAAAGCCGTAGATCGCGAGAAGTTCAACTTGGAAGCGAGGTTACAGGCCTCAAAAACCCAACAACGGAGGCCGTGCGTTCCTTGCAGTCCCTACAGTCCTTGTAGGCCAACTGGCTCTTGTAATTGTTCAACAGCATCTCCTCCCTCTCGTGGTGATGCCAGTTCAACTAAG GCCATGGTAGAGCGTCTAGAACGTGAAAGAGATACAGCAAGAGCGGACGTTGACCGATTGGTGGAAGAACGTGATGCTTTGCGCGAACGACTTAAG ATAGCAGTAGACGCTCATACAACTGAGCAGCGTCGGTTGAGGGAAAGTCTATCTGAAGCAGAGACAAGACTGAAGCAATTGGAAACTGAAAGACAGGATCTAATGCTTTCTCAAGGCACTCGACGTGCTACTATAAACGGCTTGGAGGATCAGTTAGAAGATTTAAAACAAGAATTAAGGAGGACTAAAGAAGAACTGACAACTCAACGTACCCAGTACTTCCAGCTCAG AGCATTGCAGGAGCAAACTGATCAGGCTCTAGGCGATGTTCAAGGGCAACTGGGTCAATCAGAAACAGAGTTGAGCAGAATGATAGATCATAAAAGAAATGTAGAACAGCAGCAAATGCAACTCGATAATCAGGTCAAGGAGTTGAAACAGGAGTGCAACATGTTGCGTTCGAACTTGGCACAATTGGATCAAGAAAAAGATCAATTATTG ATGAATCTGGATGAAAAAACAGAGAGGATAGCTGCACTGGAGCGTGAAGTCAGGTTCAAAGAACAACAGAGCAATGGACTGGAGCAACAGGTCTCAGATTTTCAGCAtaaatatca aATATGCGTGGACCAGACTGCCGAGCAGGAACGACAATTGCGTACAATGGAGGTGGAGATAAACAATCTTCAACGTCAATTGACATCAGCATCGATGGACCGAGAAAATGCAATTCGGGAAAATTCACGGCTTCAAGACGACCTGGCAGCTGTGACTTGCGAATGTCGCAATCTTCAGCGGGATTTAGAAGCATCTCGGGCGGAATCTTATGATTTGAAACGTCAACTGCAAACTTACGTCACCGAAGTTCGTCGAGCAGAAGAACTGTTAAATAGGAAG GAAAATGAAAGATCTGAAATGCTCAACCATTTTAGAAGTTTGAGCTTGGAAGCTACAGTCTTGGAGACTAATAATCAAAGCTTAGAATCTGAGGCTGCGGAAGCCAGAGGTGCTCTTCAGACTGCGCAGGATCGTTTGCTTGATCTGGAAAGGCAGATTGCTGATCGAGATTGTCTGATAAGGGGCTATGAAACTCAG ATTGCAGAGCTAACGCAAAATGTTGCCAGTATGGAAACGCAACTGCATCAAGAAAGTGAACAGAGACGACGTGCCGAAGGAGATCTGAATGCAGTTAGGGACCTTTGCGTTAAATTAGATCAACAAAAAGAATCTCTCGAGGTACAGCTCGGTGACAAAGAAGCAATGAGAGCACAg tgtGAATCCCAACTCGCGAGATTGCAAGCCGAGCAAAATATGGTACAAGATCAGATGAGTAGAGATAACGCAGCTGTCGATAGATTGGAAGCAATGTTGAATCAAGCAAGACAAGAATCCCTGAGCAATCAGACAACGAACCAGGAACTCCAAAGCGAAATGGCCAGACTTAAGCAGAAGATTAGTGATCtccaaaataaatt GCATGCAGAAACATCTGAGCTAAGGAGATATCAAAACCAAGCTGCCGAGTATAGTAAGCAGATAAGTGAGTTACGTCGTCAGATGACTAACGAAAGATTTGATAGagcaagaaaagaagaagaaagtagGAG AGCGAGTTCACCAAGTAGTTCTGAGAAACAAACCTGTCCTCCATGTACTGCTTTCAAAGGTCCTACTCCTGCCCCACGTCCAGACCCTAAGACTGTTAATCAGTGGAAGGTCCCGGCACCCAGGTAG